TGTTCGCAAGCCTCAAAAGGCGCACGGCATCTTTGATCGTCAAGTCCACCAAGGCATGATCAAAAAGCGGAAGTTCATACATTAAATTTTCGCGCAAAGTCGAAAAAATCTGATGCAAATGTTGATTCGCAAGTACTCTCCCGAATAATCGAATGTCTAAAAGAATATGAAAGCCCTTCGAGCCGCTGAAATAAAAATGACACGCCTCTCCTGGAACTTTCCATTCCTGAATCAAAGTTTTTGCAATCACACGTGCCGCATCCAAAGCCTTTTCAAGATCCACCGCGTCTATATCCAAAGGTAAAAAAGGCGCCCATAATTTCCCCGGAAATCCGCTGATCGAAGGATGATCCTTTTCGACATGCGTATTCATGTAGGCAAAAATTTCATCTGTATCGTGCGGATCTTTATTGCTCAATGTTGCCTAATTCTTATTTTTTAATAGAGAAATACTACGCAACATCTTGTTTAGCAACTCTTTAGGAAGTCCAACCACATTTGAATAAGAGCCATTGATTCTCTCAACAATCTTCGGTCCCTCTTGAATAGCGTACGCCCCTGCTTTATCCAGAGGATTCACACAATTAAAATAATAAAGAATTCTTGCTTCTGTTAGATTTTTTATCCAAACATACGTCTGGGCACATCCGGTCAAAAGCCGATCACTGATACGATCCCACAAAACAACCCCCGTCCACACCTCATGCCTTTGGCCAGACAAAGCCTTCATCATTTTCAAAGCTTCCTTTAAATGCCTCGGCTTACCCAACGCCTTACCGCGACAAAACACCATCGTGTCCGCTCCCAAAATCCATTGCGCCGATTTTGGAACCTCCGCTTTTCTCGCCTTTCCCAAAGCATGTCTCAGAACCAACTCCTCAGGCTCAATCCCTTTAAAAATTTTCTCATGATAGGAAGAAGAAACGACCTGAAAAGGAATCTTCATCTTTTCTAAAATTTCTCTGCGCCGAGGGGATTGGGATGCGAGATAAATAGAAGAAGGACGATAACGATAAAAATAATCGTTCATAACATTCTCTTTAAGAATGTATTATTATTTTTTCATAACACTCTTTTGAATAAAATTCTGCTCCTTTACATTTACTTCTCAATGCAAGAGCGTTCCGACAGCTGTTGTTCACATAAGCAATACTAACTCTCTTCTTAGCTTCCATCACAACAATATTTCTTTTTAATACGCTCTAAAAGATAAGACACACCCTGCCCAGCAAAAATAATGATCAGAGGCATGATGGGATGTCGAAATCTTGAGACAGCATGAGGTCCTCCTGAAAGGGCCCAAAAATAACTTGAAGTGAGAATCAATAGCCCACTGATGGGTGAATGCGGTTTCAAAAAAAACCCTAAAACTCCCAAAGAAAAATATAAAAATGGTACGACACCCATCAAAAGACATAGAAGAAATAGGCGGGGTTGTTTTAAAAAAATATGTCTCGCCATTTTAAATATCCCTTGATCAACGACTTCGGCTAATAATCCCCCAGATGAAGGATAGATTTTTAACATTTTCAGATATTCAAAAGTCCCTGGATCCCATAAAACCCTGAACATTCCTTTAAGATGAATCACAAAATAGCGCAAGGGATACTCCAAAACAATTTTGAGCCCCTCTTTTTTTAGATATTGATAAATCTTGCCTTGATTCCAAAATTTTTGGTCGGGATGACTTTTATAATAAATTTCCTGATCATGATATCCCATCGAATCTTGTATTTCGTGATACGAACGATTTTGAGCAATAGAAAGAATGGAAGCCCCTTGATAAAAATATAAATTAATATCTGTGATAGCGGAAAAACCTGAATATCCTGTTTCAGAGTTATTTCTGATCTGCCATAAAGCTGTCGAGCCTACAGAAATCAAAAGAAAAAGAAAAATACAGAAAAGATCTTTAGCTCTCTTACATTTTAAAAACCAAAAAAATAAAAGAAATACGAAAATGACCCACGTCAAATAGTAAGAGATCGGCCGAATATAAGTTGCAAGACTGAACGATATTGAGGAAAAGAGAAGTGCCTTCACTGATCTATGATTTAAAAATTGAACAAGGCCATAAATTCCAGCCATGAGGATAAAAGTGAATAACGTCTCGGTTAAAATTTTGACAGAATATAAAATTGAAAGGGGTTCTACCGCAAATAAAAAAGCACAAATAAGAGCTGTTTTTTTATCTTGATAAAAAAGAAAAGCAGTTTTGTAGATTAAATACAATGTCCAACCGCTCAAAAGAATTTGTAAACTGATCGTTACCCATTCCAAATGTCCCAAAATTAAACCCGGGATTAAGAAAAGGGGATAACCCGGAGTTCGAACAAGTTCCGGAATCCCGTGAATTGAAAAATGATGTAGGGTGATCATTTCTTTGGCGAGCGCCACATAGGATGCAGAATCAGGAGAATAAAAGATAGATGCATCCCGCGTAAAATAAAAAGCCACCATCCCCCATAAACCTCTCAACATCACCGCCAAAAATAAAATACTTCTTAGGGAAAGCATCGATCTCTTTATTTCTTGTTTCATATCTGCTTTTTCCCATATTTTTCATAAAATTTATTTGAAAATAATCCGATCGAATCGTAATGCTTCTTGATCTCAAAGAAGGCGTCAATCTCTGGATAAGCTTTACGAAGCTGCTCTTTAGAATAATAAAGCTGATAGGGCAAATAAAACGTCCCATCTAAATGAATAGCCAAATCAATCAACTCTCTTGTTGTCTTTTCTAAAATTCTTGATTCTTTCTCATTAAATTTTTGATTAAAACATAAAACAAATGCGAACATATTTTCTTTTGCATAGGGAAGTGACGTAATATGATCTTTACTCACAATTCTGATCGTCACGTTCAAAAGATTGGCCCCATTTCTTTTGACTGTATTTCTTAACCCATCAATAAACTCGGGCATTTGGTCATGGGGAACAAAATATTCTTGTAAAATATCAGTATCCTTTAATCTATTTTTTAAGTAATTCATGGTGTCATACATTTCTTGATTTCTAGAAACCAAACAAACCTCTTTCTCACCCATCGCTTGATTTCGAGAGCAAAGATGTAGAGTAGGTTCCACATATTTTTCAAGCATCCATCGGATCCAGCGGCCCAAGTTCCCAGTTTTTGAAAAGTTAATGACCAATCTGTTGATCCAAGTATGCTTAGGAAATTGAAGAGGAGGCAATTTTGTCTCTATTAATTTTTTTCCATATTTATGAATAATAACCTCTTTCAAGTAAGAAGTTGGAGATAGGGATAATCTTCCATACAAAAGACCTATGTTTGAATGGTTCTCAATATTTTTTTTATAATATTCTGGAAAATCTCTGTAATTCATAAAATCCCTTGTCCATTGGTAGATCTCGTTATCTACAACCTCTAAATCAACATCAAGGATAACGCCCAAAAGGCCATAACCACCTAGAACGGATCTAAATAACTCAGAATTTTCAACTGGACTTGCAGTTTTAATTTCTCCACTGCTTAGCATAATGTGCATCGACTTTACAGTTGGGGCAATGGATCCAGGACAATGATCAATCCCATGAGCATTAACGCTTAACGTACCGCCAACGGTAAAAATGTTAATCGACTGCATCGCTTTAACCGCAAGCCCCTCTTTATTGAGAAATTCCTGTACATTGGCCCAAATTGCACCGCTTTGAACCTTAAGAATTTTGTGCCCTTTATCCAAGGTCATCTGATTAAAATTTTTCATGTCAAGCACCAACCCATTTGAAATAAAACTTTGTCCCCCCATACTATGTTGCTGGCCAGCACTCGTTACCTTCAAATTGTTTTCCTTCGCAAAAAAGAGGGCATTTTTAACATCTTCAACAGAGGATATTTTAGCAATGCCATAAACCGATGTTTTATTGAGATAACTTGCATCGTTCGTAAAACCACCTTTTTGTTTGAACTGAATCCGAAACGGTGAAGGATTGACCTTTATGATAACGGGCTTAGCTTCATCTTCATGATGAGGATAAACAAAATTTCCCTCTTTTTGTTCGGTGGGTAAAGCTCCATATTGATAAATTTTTGCACTTAGGAAAATGATCACCGCAATGAGCAGCGATGCTATGACAATCTGTTTTTTACGAAAAATTTTTCTCATATCATGCGCAAGCTTATTTAGATTTTTGGGGACGATTAATCACTGAAGATAAATTAAAAAGGATAAAAATGATTAATTCTGATCAATTGGGCAATTTATTTTTCTTGAAAACCTTTTCTTAAAGCGAACAAATCTTACTTACTTTTTCCAACATCTCATTCACAAATTTTTCATCTTTAAAGCGAGATAAAACGGTAAAAAAAACATCCACATCACCTGCTTTCCCAATCCCCTGAATAAGATAAGGATAATCATTTTCTTTGGGTTCTTTACCAACAAGAGATCGATCTGTAAGAAAATAAGCGCAACCATGGAATGAATCAGATTCGATTTGGATCAGTGAAAGTTGGGTTTCAACAGATTCTTTTAAAGATTCTTCTCCATTTTTGCGAACGGTTTCCTGAATCTCAAGAACATTTTTCTTACTTACCATGAAGCTTAACATCAGTTTAAATTGATCGTCCTTTTTTGGTTGAAAAGTAATCGTACCCGGTTCTTGTCGAGAACCTTCCGTAACATCAATTTCCCATAGTTCCGGGACCTTAAGCAAAACTTTATGGGAAAAACTAACGGGTATTGTATATTTCACTTCATCCTCAATCTTTAAGCCAAGAGCTGTACCCAAAACAGGCTGTTTTAAAAATGGCTCAGGTAAATTCTGAAAAAACTGACCCGTAGATAATGGAGGGATCAATACGCCTTCATCTTTCATGATATCTAAAACATTTTCTGCGTAAATTAAACCCCTTTTATTATCCTCATTTTGAAGGGTGAGAATAGCTTCATGAATTTGATGAAGGCCCTCTTCAAGTTTTTGTTGAGATAAAAGAACAGCACTTATATCTAAAAGAGTCTGTCCATTGGATGAATTTAACTTAAGAGCTTCATTAAATGTTTTTAAAGCCGCCTCGGAATCTCCAAAGATCCATTGACGAAAGCCTAAATTCAAAAAATTTTGAACAACATGTTTACGGTCTTCAGATAATATTTGCACCTTTTTAAAAGCATCACTTGCGCTATTCCAGGCATTTGCATCTAGAAAAACATTTCCTAAATTGGTCCAAACTGAAGAGGAATCTTGCCCCAACTCAACCGCCCTCCATCCTGCCCGTACTGCCCTTTGCAAGTGATGACACTTTCTTAAACATGAAGTATATTCTAACCAAGCATCTTGAGATTCAGGGGCTAACTGAATAGTCTTTTCATAGAGTGTTTTAGCTTCTTCAAGATTTCCCTTTTCAATAAGGGTAAAGGCCCGATCAAAAGTGGCTTTTGCTTCAGAGTTCATTTCTGAAGAATGACCCTCTATCCCACTCTCAAAAAATAAAATTATCCCAATGAATAGAGAATAAAAAATTCTTTTCATATCTTTTTCCTTTTTAGGCGAATACCCACAAATGTTCCTAATAACAACACCATCAAAATTACTCGAAGAATATCAAAAAAAGATGGCGTTAGCTTCTTTACTTCTACTACTCTCTTAACTTCCCCTGATTTTGAGAGTCTCTGCTTGACGGAAGAGAACCAACGCTGAGCATATTGATCATCAGGATTATACTGAATAGCTTTTTTAAAATATTCTAAAGCCTTTTCAGGTTGCTCCAATTTGACATAGACATATCCCATATTAGAAAATATATATTCATGCTGATCTGTGATCTCCATAACTCTCTGATAATCTTTAAGGGCTTTTTGAAAATCATTTATCATTGAATAAGCATACGCTCGGGAAGAAAAAGCTAGGGTGTCTTTATCATCGATCTCCACTGCTTTTGAACAAAAATTAATCGCCTGCTTGTAATCCTTCTTTGAAAGATAAATCGAGCCTATTTGTGAAAGACCATATTCATTACGAGGGTCTAATTCAATCGCTTTGGAAAAATCATTTAAAGCCGCTTCATATTCTCCAAGTCTAACATGAGATACTCCCCGCTTGGTATAAGCCTCTTCATACGAAGGAAACATTTCTATGGCCTTCGTAAAATCCTCAATCGCTTTTTGATATTCCTTGAGAACCATAAAATACCGCCCTCGCTCATAATAAGGGGTATAACTTTTTGGATAATATGAAATGACAAGGTCCAAATGCTTCTTTGCCAATTCAAGCTTACCTGCATCAATGGCCAATTGTGCAAACATCGTTCTTCTAGAATTACACTTGGGAGATGTTTCAAAAAACTTTTCAAATACCGCTTCAATATCATTCCAAACTTTTGGATCTGATAAATATTTATTCCGATCACCTGATCGGTCCGCCATTTCATCATGCGCATAAGCCAAAACCAAAGGAATCGCCGAATGCTGTGGCGCTTCAAGAGCGGCCCTCATGGCAAATCGAAACATCTTCTTTTTTGAACCTTGCCATTTGGGCATGAGATATTGCAATTTTTCAAAATAGGCATCAAAAAAGGTGGGATCTGCTTGAATAGCCCTCTGAAAATAATTTTCCATGATCTTTCTCTTTAAAGAAAGTCCTCGACAGACCGTGATCAAGAATGTAGAGGAGTTAGGGTCTGAAGAATCCATCTGATAGGCCTGTTCGAGATAAAACTTTGCGAGTAATATTCTAGCTTTAAAAAGAGGCCACATTTCGCTAGCTACTTTGTCGGCCCACTCACTCCCTCGAGCCTTCCATGCATAATGGATATAAAAATAGCCACTCACCGTATATGCAAAATGGGATTGAGGAGAAGAGTCTCTCCACCTCTTTAAAATTTCTTCTGTAAGCTCATTATGTCCAGAAATATAGTCATAGAGCAAATTAAGGCTGGTAGAACCATCAACCGTCTGAAGATGTTTCTCATGGGTTGATTGTAAAAACGCATCAACTTCAGAATACCTCTCTTCTCTCAACATTTGAACCATCTCATTGGCTTTCATTCGATGCTCCAAAATAGGAGAATACCCGTTCTCTTCAGAAAAGCAGAAGGCTGAGAAAAGATTAAGAAGAAGTAAAGCGAAAGCACCTAAGCGAAGAAAATTCATAAAGATTTATCCTAAAAATTTAGACTCTTCCTTCTTTTTCAAACACCAGGATAAAAATTCAAAACCCACGAAATAGCTACAAACAGTATCGGATATAAAATAGACAAAATTGAACCTGACATCAGTCTTAATAATTTCATATCGGCTATTTTAAATGACTCACTCAATAATCTATTCTCTGGGAAAAATACATAAGGCTCATAATGATACTTTGTCAATTATTGTTTTGCGTTGCTCGTCAAAAAGAATAATCTCACCACCTAGCGAGGTGGTTGGGATAATCTCCGCCAAAGCATTTGCCTCAGCTTTTCCTCCAGGCAAAACCTTGAGCATTGGCCCTTCGACCAACATCAAATAGGGAAGTTCATTTTCTTGTTTTAGTGCGAAACCCATTCAGTTTCTCTGTCTCTTTTTTATTAAGTTAATAAGTTCGTCATCTATTCTAAATCAATAAATCAATGAACGTCCCCCATAGAAATAATGAACAGTATTTCTATGGATGGGGAAATTCTCGTATGGAAAATAAGGTCTTAAAATCTCACAAGTTTGAGTAATGAGACCTCCCTTCTCAGCGTAGAAACGATAATTATGTGTATAAGAAAAATCACCTCTCCACAAGCTACCCTTGACTTTTTCAGGGTTACCTTCTGATTCATTTGCTGGTTCCAATAAAATTATTTGGAGTTTTGGAATGCAACTAATAGAATCAAAAAATATCTCTACATGTTCGGGTTGAACATACTGTAGTGATCCAGAAGAGAATACAATGATTCTTTGACCTTTATATCGATTCAGCAGATTAGATATTTCCTTGGCCGAATATCTTTCAAAGCTCAAATTGGATAAATGATGGTGTTTAGAAGAATAGGCTAGAACTTCGGGATAGATATCAGTTCCGATATAGGTATGGATGCGGTTTCTTCCCGCTAGCCAGGCAATTTCCCTTCCGGAAGAACTTCCTACTTGAACAACAAGAAGAGGTTCAGTTGTGGAGGAAAGTATCTTGTCTAATTTAGAAAGCAGAGGACAGGCTTCATTATATGTTAAGTGACCCACTTTAGCTTTAAAATCCAAAGGTTGATTATCATAATATTCCGCCCATCTCCTCCCTCCCCCCTCCATGGGTGTTTCTTTCAATAACTCCCTTTTATCCGGATCCTTTTCAGATAAATATTGAAATCTAAACCAATATAAACGCAAAGCACGATAAAACAAATTATCAAGTCCCTTTCTCTTTTCTTCCAGTCGCCAAGATGAGAGTAAATGGAATTTGTATTTTCGAAGTAAATGTAATCTGCAAATAAGCATACCTATTGCTAAACCAAATGCGTATTTTAGCTTTCCAAAGATGGCTCTCATTGTTATTCCTCTAAAGAGTTAGCTTGCATTTCTCATCAATTCTAAAAAAAGTAAAAGTTTAAGCATTTTTGTTTTTCACATGAATCCAGAAACTAAAAGGGGATTCTCACCTTTCTCCATATATTCTGCCTTACCGATCACCCGCCTTTCACAACTCCAAGAGTCTAGTGTGCGATATCGAAAGTCCACAATTGGATACACTCTGTCAGGGTGGTTGTACCTTTCTTTTGAGTTGTAACTGGTTACTATTTTACCAGTTACACTCAAAAGTTGGGCTTCCTTTTTTACCCCCCATGAGAAACGCAGGCGCTTCCCTGACAATTTTTGTCACCTGCATTACAATTTTTGTCAGGTGATTGATAACAATGAAGTAACTCCCCCAACCCCTCTTACCTTAAGAGGAGGGACTATCCCTTTATAGCAATTTCAATGATCCTTCGAGATGATCATGTGCGATGAAAGTTCTCCCCATCATGCTTTTTTTGTAGTCGCCCGATTCATCGGGCAGCCCCATAAATGGGGCGACTACAAAATGAGCCTCACCTTTATATCAAAGAAGATTGGAAGAGGTTATTAGATCAAGTTATTTTTAGGTTCAACAAAAGGTTAAAAGCTGAAATTTTAGAGGGGAATGAAGCGAAGTTTCACCTCCATTCCCCTCTTCCTCTTACCGTATGGACCGGGCTCCATACGGTTTGAGTGCTTCGTATCGAATGAATTAAAATTCTCTATTATTTAAGAGCACAAACCATGCCGATTTCTAAAAAGCATGGAAAATAACTCCGCATCTTATTGGAATAAGCTTAGTTATATTAAAATAATTAAATTTTTTGACTGTTTTTCAGCCATCTTTTTCAAGAGAAAGGACAATTTTTGTCTTACAAAATTTGTCAGACAAGACAATTTTTGGTAGTTATCCTCATTTAAATCCCATAGAATCGATCCCGATGATGACCGTGACAAAAGATGATCCTTTGCCTAAGCTGCTTTCAATTGAAGATGATGAAGGCGTACGCGAGAGTATAGAACTTGCTCTTAAGAATCTTTATTCCATCCACTTCGTCCCTTCTGCCGAAGAAGCGTTGAAATATTTACAAGAAGGAGGCCAAGCCGATGTCGCAACCTTGGACATTTGCCTGCCAGGAATGAGTGGAATAGAGGCCCTTCCTCAAATCAAAAGAATTCGTCCCGAACTTCCGACCATTGTGATCAGTGCAGTCAGCGATGCCTCCACAGGTGTTAAATCGATTAAACTAGGGGCATATGATTACATCGTGAAACCTTTTATGATCGATGAAATTCGTCAGATCATTCATCATGCCTTAGAATCCAATCTTTTAAAGAAGAAGAATCTTTCACTTATCCGAGAAGTTTCTGAAAAATTTCATCCAGATTATTTGATTGGGATTTCAGCCTCCATGACAGAAATTCGTGAAAAAATCTCACAAGTGGCCTACGGAATGACGAGTGTCCTGATCACAGGGGAGACGGGAACCGGAAAAGAATTGGTCGCCAAGGCCGTTCATTATATGAATCCCCATCGGTTGGGACCTTTTACTGCTGTGAACTGTGCCGCCCTCCCCCAAGACCTTGTTGAAAGTGAGCTCTTTGGACATGAAAAAGGATCGTTCACAGGGGCTAGCCATCGAAGAATAGGCGCCTTCGAACAAGCGGAAGGGGGAACGCTTTTTTTGGATGAAGTCGGAGAACTAGTCCCTCATGTCCAGGCCAAGCTGTTACGTGTTCTTGAGGAAAAGAAAATTCAAAGACTGGGAGGATGTTCTCCTATTCGCTTGGATGTCCGTCTTATTTCTGCAACCAATAAAGATTTGAAACAAGCCATTGAAAAGGGGGAGTTTCGCAGAGATCTTTATTATCGACTTTGTACCTTTCCCATTCATCTTCCCCCTTTGAGGGAACGTCAAGAGGATGTCTTCCCCTTGATCGAAC
This is a stretch of genomic DNA from Chlamydiota bacterium. It encodes these proteins:
- a CDS encoding tetratricopeptide repeat protein, producing MKRIFYSLFIGIILFFESGIEGHSSEMNSEAKATFDRAFTLIEKGNLEEAKTLYEKTIQLAPESQDAWLEYTSCLRKCHHLQRAVRAGWRAVELGQDSSSVWTNLGNVFLDANAWNSASDAFKKVQILSEDRKHVVQNFLNLGFRQWIFGDSEAALKTFNEALKLNSSNGQTLLDISAVLLSQQKLEEGLHQIHEAILTLQNEDNKRGLIYAENVLDIMKDEGVLIPPLSTGQFFQNLPEPFLKQPVLGTALGLKIEDEVKYTIPVSFSHKVLLKVPELWEIDVTEGSRQEPGTITFQPKKDDQFKLMLSFMVSKKNVLEIQETVRKNGEESLKESVETQLSLIQIESDSFHGCAYFLTDRSLVGKEPKENDYPYLIQGIGKAGDVDVFFTVLSRFKDEKFVNEMLEKVSKICSL
- a CDS encoding tetratricopeptide repeat protein, translating into MNFLRLGAFALLLLNLFSAFCFSEENGYSPILEHRMKANEMVQMLREERYSEVDAFLQSTHEKHLQTVDGSTSLNLLYDYISGHNELTEEILKRWRDSSPQSHFAYTVSGYFYIHYAWKARGSEWADKVASEMWPLFKARILLAKFYLEQAYQMDSSDPNSSTFLITVCRGLSLKRKIMENYFQRAIQADPTFFDAYFEKLQYLMPKWQGSKKKMFRFAMRAALEAPQHSAIPLVLAYAHDEMADRSGDRNKYLSDPKVWNDIEAVFEKFFETSPKCNSRRTMFAQLAIDAGKLELAKKHLDLVISYYPKSYTPYYERGRYFMVLKEYQKAIEDFTKAIEMFPSYEEAYTKRGVSHVRLGEYEAALNDFSKAIELDPRNEYGLSQIGSIYLSKKDYKQAINFCSKAVEIDDKDTLAFSSRAYAYSMINDFQKALKDYQRVMEITDQHEYIFSNMGYVYVKLEQPEKALEYFKKAIQYNPDDQYAQRWFSSVKQRLSKSGEVKRVVEVKKLTPSFFDILRVILMVLLLGTFVGIRLKRKKI
- a CDS encoding glycosyltransferase family 39 protein; this translates as MKQEIKRSMLSLRSILFLAVMLRGLWGMVAFYFTRDASIFYSPDSASYVALAKEMITLHHFSIHGIPELVRTPGYPLFLIPGLILGHLEWVTISLQILLSGWTLYLIYKTAFLFYQDKKTALICAFLFAVEPLSILYSVKILTETLFTFILMAGIYGLVQFLNHRSVKALLFSSISFSLATYIRPISYYLTWVIFVFLLFFWFLKCKRAKDLFCIFLFLLISVGSTALWQIRNNSETGYSGFSAITDINLYFYQGASILSIAQNRSYHEIQDSMGYHDQEIYYKSHPDQKFWNQGKIYQYLKKEGLKIVLEYPLRYFVIHLKGMFRVLWDPGTFEYLKMLKIYPSSGGLLAEVVDQGIFKMARHIFLKQPRLFLLCLLMGVVPFLYFSLGVLGFFLKPHSPISGLLILTSSYFWALSGGPHAVSRFRHPIMPLIIIFAGQGVSYLLERIKKKYCCDGS
- the maf gene encoding septum formation protein Maf, whose product is MNDYFYRYRPSSIYLASQSPRRREILEKMKIPFQVVSSSYHEKIFKGIEPEELVLRHALGKARKAEVPKSAQWILGADTMVFCRGKALGKPRHLKEALKMMKALSGQRHEVWTGVVLWDRISDRLLTGCAQTYVWIKNLTEARILYYFNCVNPLDKAGAYAIQEGPKIVERINGSYSNVVGLPKELLNKMLRSISLLKNKN
- a CDS encoding sigma-54-dependent Fis family transcriptional regulator gives rise to the protein MMTVTKDDPLPKLLSIEDDEGVRESIELALKNLYSIHFVPSAEEALKYLQEGGQADVATLDICLPGMSGIEALPQIKRIRPELPTIVISAVSDASTGVKSIKLGAYDYIVKPFMIDEIRQIIHHALESNLLKKKNLSLIREVSEKFHPDYLIGISASMTEIREKISQVAYGMTSVLITGETGTGKELVAKAVHYMNPHRLGPFTAVNCAALPQDLVESELFGHEKGSFTGASHRRIGAFEQAEGGTLFLDEVGELVPHVQAKLLRVLEEKKIQRLGGCSPIRLDVRLISATNKDLKQAIEKGEFRRDLYYRLCTFPIHLPPLRERQEDVFPLIEHWARILQKEMNLEILPQFSSELVEALQAFTWHGNVRELRNVLEAMFLTHRSRKPLVFTINHLPKVYLNKISSPKESEIFKESPDEESLMGKLEDFEKKLITEALTQCQGKSIETAKLLKISPRMLKYRMKKLGL
- a CDS encoding FAD-binding oxidoreductase, giving the protein MRKIFRKKQIVIASLLIAVIIFLSAKIYQYGALPTEQKEGNFVYPHHEDEAKPVIIKVNPSPFRIQFKQKGGFTNDASYLNKTSVYGIAKISSVEDVKNALFFAKENNLKVTSAGQQHSMGGQSFISNGLVLDMKNFNQMTLDKGHKILKVQSGAIWANVQEFLNKEGLAVKAMQSINIFTVGGTLSVNAHGIDHCPGSIAPTVKSMHIMLSSGEIKTASPVENSELFRSVLGGYGLLGVILDVDLEVVDNEIYQWTRDFMNYRDFPEYYKKNIENHSNIGLLYGRLSLSPTSYLKEVIIHKYGKKLIETKLPPLQFPKHTWINRLVINFSKTGNLGRWIRWMLEKYVEPTLHLCSRNQAMGEKEVCLVSRNQEMYDTMNYLKNRLKDTDILQEYFVPHDQMPEFIDGLRNTVKRNGANLLNVTIRIVSKDHITSLPYAKENMFAFVLCFNQKFNEKESRILEKTTRELIDLAIHLDGTFYLPYQLYYSKEQLRKAYPEIDAFFEIKKHYDSIGLFSNKFYEKYGKKQI